cGCAACCGATGCTTGTGGTGAGAGgcggaaataagaaaaaaaaattataactctAAGTATGTGGGGGCAACGAAACGACGCCGATGAGAAAATGGGCGTTCCATCATCACTTACAGAAAGATCAAAACTTATaagtgagaaacttgagagtaaattcctctttatttttgttattttcattattttttcatatatttacattttgacccttCTAGTattgaaagtttttaaaattgaccccgtgcgtatCGAAACCATGTGTTAGAATTTCGGACTCTCGTGTCGAAGCGTGTTGAGAAGAGACACTCATTGACCATGTGTTgaagtgtcggacacgacatgaagacttccggagagtgtcggtgctttTTAGAttctactcttaaggagaaGTTGTCGATGGTCATGCTTAAGGCTCCTAATTGCTTGGACCACACGGGGTGGAAAGCTCACTAAAACCGCCACAAATTTTGTGAGCCGAACGGTAACTCAGAGAGGCGATGTGGATGGATCTGAGCAAGCGATTCCCCTTATGAGCACCCGGTACCACCCCGAGCCCGGGCAAGGGTTTTTAGGCCCGGCCCGTCCGAGCCCGCCCATCAAGCACGTTCGAATGGTATGCACATAAATAGCGACAAAGAGACGTGGGTTGGACCACCGAGCAAAGCAGGCGGAGCCTGGGTAAATGATCCAGCGCCAACAAATCATGAATCCAACGCCCCCACAAGCTTTCACGCAAACACCATGCATTTTCCCTTTTGACGCGCGTCACGAGGGAGTGCTCCATTATTGTTGGAGTCTGTTTCTCtttcggaataaaaaaatcaccaaatgtATTTGCACTTTTTCGAGataattatctaatttttttttaaatctattatacatatgtcaatttaattataatttaatgAATTAAGATATGCATGAATATTTAGCTTATCCATGTGAGTTGTTATTTAACATGAACATAGACTAATTATGCATTTTAATTCGGTAAGGACGCGAGCGAATTAAGCTATTCATGAATCATTCGAGCTCGAACTCAATTCTTTTCAAGATCGAGTCAAGCCAAGTTCAAGGTGGCTCCAAGTAACTTGGTCAAGTCGAACTTGGAAACACTTTACTCGAATAGCTTGCAAGATTAAGGGAGCACTTGCATTTTACGTATTTTAATTGTCTGTAaacttttattataattatgtagATAGGCAGTATTGAACcgaatttatttgttttttcttacaaaggaaaaaacatGGAGATGACGTCAAGAAACTATTATGGCaaccacaaaaaaagaaactctcaAATTTAATGGAAGAACATCAACATCCTCAGGAAAAGCACATTTAGTAAAACCCAAAGAAACTACTAACGAGAAAAGCCAAGCTCAAGACCAAGAAAGCACCGTTACTGCCCTCCCCAATCCTCGAAACACCACTGGCCGGCGCTGGGGCTTGGACcagcgccggcgccggcgccggcgccggagcAGGGCCGCTCTCTGCCCCCAGTAGCTGAAGCCCCTCCTTGGAGTTCTTGTTGGCATCCGTCATGTCATGGATCTTCGGCCTCGTTCCGTCGACCGCACTGCCCACTTGCCACACCTGATTCAGGCTAGTCGTCCCCGCCGGCACCTTCACCGACGCGAACAGCCTCATGGTCCCGCCGGCGGCCTCGTCGGCGCTCAGGTCCCACACGTCGAACGACAGCTTGGACTCGACAATGGAGTGGTACGAGGAGATGTTGAAGGTCTTGGCGACGACGGAGCCGGTGGAGGTCTTGAGCGCCATCAGCGCCTGCGCCCCGACCATGCCGGTGGAGGTGGGGTTGATGGCCCAGGCGACCCATCCGCCTGAGGAGGGCCGGGCGGCGGAGAAggcgagggagagggaggagttGGCGTGGTCGAAGGTGAAGTGGAGGGTGGCGTTGAGGTAGGGGAGGGGGGTGCAGCTGGAGTAATTCTTCTTGTTGGGGAAGGACGGTTGGGGGCTACAGGTTAGAgcgagagagggggagaggagagagagggcggTGGCGAGGGAAAGgagaatggaaagaaaagtggtggtggcggcagcgCCGGCGGCGGCATCGGCGGCCATTTTTCAGCGGAAGATTTGGTGAAGGCGATCGATGGCGGTGAACTGGTAGTGTgtttagggttggttttagaTGCATGTGGAAGGTGGGGAGGATGAATATATAGTGAAAAGAAATGCTGGGGATGTGCTTCACGCATGGTTCAATCGTTGGAGACTTTTAGGTAAAGTATTGGTTTTTAAGGGGAAAAAGTCGTAACAAATTCCAAACTTTACTAATTATGACtcatttaccttaaattttttttatgacataaaaaaacgCTAAACTtgtattcatataatatatttatcccaaactttctTTTTGGTGACATCACAAAACCTAAACTTATATTTGtgtgatataaaaaattctaaacttttgttttgtaacataaaaatcCCGAGTTTTTATTCACATGATAGGTTTAccctaaaaaaattgatgtcatagaaaataattgtgatttttaatgtcataaaaaagtttgggattttttatttcacaaaacaaaaattaagaataaatatGTCACGCTACGcaaatttagagtaaatgtgtcatgtaAGTAAAAGTTTGGGTgtttttatacaaaaaaaaaaaggtttgggataaatgtattTATAATAAACATGATTTAGAATTTTCGGTGGTTTTTACCTttcttaattatatatattcgAAATTTATTGCTCGATGGAGTCACGGGGGAGACTGACAGCAACTCAAATCATGCTAGATgtactaaaaaaatttctcatcaaaaCGCGTTAAGTTTACTAATTATTCTTCTATTGGCCACGTCGAAATAATTAGTGGGACCCAAGTGATTGATCGAGGACGGCATCCCTCCCGATCCTCGATTAGTGTCGCTGGAATAATGCAATGTGGGGCCCAAACGAAAAGGCGAAAAGATGGCAGCTTTGGACGTAAAAGGATTAGCTTTCATTTAGCGATTGATTATAATTATGTTTTTAAGGCAAAGACTAAGCACGTGCACAGTAATATGTCGGAGATGGCTGCATGCCATGAAGCGAAGagaaaaagatccaaagatcggATTTGGACAACAGGAAAAGACGGCACGTGCTTGCAGCGATGATGTTCCCTGGACAGGAATCGAGAGTTTTATTAAAACACAGAACAGACAAACTTGAACACCGGTAATTTGCAGAACTCATGTTCTTAAAACAGACAGCTCGGCCTCGTACCTTAAAACACGCCAGCGGACACGTTCTCGGCTCAATGTAAACTCGCAGTCTCCCGCGTGTAGAATTGTATTAATTCATGGCAGATAATAaggaattctttttctcttcctcttaaaTTTAAATAAGCATTGATAAGtataaataaatttgataaatgaaatggccaataaccattttttttccaaaaaaaaaacttgatgataatttaataatatctttatgaaatcatcaaatttttttcatgttttgtaaATTACCAGTTCTTATTTGCATAATGAAGTAATAATTTGAACTCGCAAACTCTCATATGCACCAACTTAAATAAGAGTGACTTACCAATTTTTGTCAGACTAAATTAGGAACTAATTTGTGGCTACCAAATTAGATATGAGTTATTACCCACTTttaattgctatttagtatttaACTATCTATAATTAATAACCCCCATATTTATAACTTTATTTATCGATTACAAAGGTTAGTTagaataatttatcaatttttacctgattaaattattaattagttttgaattaGGGTTAACACaatgaaaaaccttaaattgttaccttaaattaattttttaatccacAAAAAcgttaaattgatatatttgtaagAAATTTACTTTGTGTTAGCTTAACGAAAACTTACAAACTAATACACCAGTGACATACGGaatttaaaatctcaaactgacaTATCCATCAACCATCACATATTATTCAACTCAacaatttaacagtaaaatttaatgaaactAATGAAACTAAATTTGTTATGGGCGTATCAATTTTGAgggtttttttaatattaacactTTGAATTACTACTAACTCTTTAAGAATTCTActaacacacaaaaaaaaaaaaaaaaaaactggaaatAGAACAACAAAATCATTTGTCATGTATTTACGCGATAAACATGACAAATTTTGGAATGGTGATGCTAAAGATGCAAgaaatcttttaatattttattatttggcTAAGTATAAGGATAAGATCGTAAGTTCATTTGATTACAAACTTATACATCCAAAACGGATTTTTGGATCTCAATACCTCTTGGGCCCAAAAATGTAATTCAGGAAAATAGTGCACACGCTCCTCATGCTCCCCAGGGGCGGGGGAGTAGGAGGACTTGAGCATCTCGCCCAGCATGAACATGTCCGAGACCCCAAGCAGCAAGTACTGCCACGCGAGCCAGAACACGGACAGGACGGCCCCATCGGCGGCCGTGCTGCGACTCTTGACCTTAACGACCATGGCGATGGCCATGGACCCGGACGCGAGGGCCAGGCTGACCGGTGGCTCGAAGATCCTGTGCGGCTTCACGCGAGGTTTGTTCCCGACCGCGCCACGGAAGCGCTCGTAGATGGGGATCGAGGCGAGCATGATGATCAGCGGGAGGACCGTGAGGGACTGAGTTGGGATTTGGAAGTTGCGGATTCTTCTGTCCATCATGGCGCCTTGTTCAACCGAGAAGGTTTGGAGCTGAGTCGTGCTCGCGAAAATCGGGATTAATCCGATGAAGGCCTTCGTCTCTTCGACCTCGGACCTCGCTTGCGCTTACCGTGCTGTCGGCCAGCATTTTGTCTAAGAATCTGCAAATCATTCACGCGGCATGACTTCTTTATATAGATCAATTGGAGAAATGGGGCACCTTTAGTGTTGTCAAGAGAAAGATATGATCTTTGCCAATTTGATTAGGCAACAACTAGGAATGCCGATTAGTATTTGCTCGATCTCTATATAAGAGTGGCATTGATCGAGCCTCATCAATTGGAAAATTAAGAACTCAATCTTTCTTGAACCTAGTTGCAAGCATATTGACCTCTCAACTTACCCCGATTATTCTTATACGTCTTTGTCGAGGAAGTTTGTCGATTCCGAGCTGCTGATGCGAGTACTTTAATAAGAGGAGTAAGAGCGGTatcctaaattttgtttgtttatttatttaggccttaactgcatagaaaattagggattatttGTTAATCCCTAGCAAACAaactttcattaaaatgcatcgcATATAGACCCTGGGAATATTTGTATTACTagtattagaaattattttataaagtgATGTTCAATTGAAAAAACTGTAACTGGGCCGGGCTCGGGCCAGCCTTAGCTCAGCCCCtcctttccccttttctttttcccgcCTAGGGTAGCCCAGcccatttcttcttcccttttccctGGCCCagctctctccttcttctccattcCTTCTCTCCCCTGCCCATGGACGATAGCTCAGCGACAACACGAGGAAGGACAAGGACCGGCCAGAGGTAGGCTGGCAGCACAGCTGGCATGAGATCTCAAATGGAGAGAGGAACATTGGCTCGAGGGGGTTTTGTTGAAGATATGGTTTGATTTGAATATTGGAGATATGGTTCCGCAGATGATTGTACAAATCGGAGATTGAAAGATTAATTGATTCATTCTTTTCAAATAGGAAAACAGTACTTTACATAATGTTTCCTACATTATACACTtttgtattatatattttttgatgtATAAGAATGAAAGATATGATAGAATTCCTCAAAACTTCTCAAATTtctgtcatggtatcagagtctTTGATCCTAACctagtttttgcatttttttcaaattgcctctgtctcatttctatcatgTTGTTGCAATTTCTATTATGTAAAACAAGTAGGAATTCATTCTCGACACCATGACAAAAGATCAACATTCAAGCAAGGAGGAGAACAACTCACCTCAAAATCAAAGTTCGAATCAAACTGATCTGATCGAATGGGAGACCCCTTCTGTTTAACActctcaaattgatttgattgaagggGAGAACCCTTTTGCCCCAACTCCAGCCCAATTTTCGAGCCCAGTCCAATGGCCAATAGGACATTGGACCAAACCAAGCATGGCACAGTAAGGCCCATCTGGAGATGGAGGACTGGGTTGGACGGGTCTGGATCCTAGATCTAAATCCACTCAAACAAGTTATGGGACAAAACCCTACTTGCTTTTTCCACCCGGTTCCCAACCCAGATTGCTGCCCCATGTAATCTTGGCCAATGGCAGCTGCTCGGAGCCAGGCAACCCCCTTTACCCTTCGTGGCCGACAGACCAAAGCTCCAACTCATAGCTTTGTAGCTTATCGGACTGGATAATTACATCGCTTGGGCTTGCAATCTTCGGCAAGCTTTGCTGACGAAGGACAAAGACGGTTTCCTCGATGGAGTTGTCCCATTTTCGACCAATGATCGGTTTCAACGACATTGGTGCAAATGCAACCAACTCGTTTGTACTTGTATCGGGATTATATCGCTCCTGAAGTCATTACTGGGCTCTCTCCAACTGAAGACCCCAAGGCATTATGAGACAACATCAAAGAGATGTGCGGGAAATTAGATCAAGCTAGAATTTTTTTACTCACTCAGGTCTTGTCGAATACTTGTTGATCCATAAAGATGCGACTCTTAACGGAGGAGAACTTCACTTTCaagtcaaaatcaataaattgcaCGGTGTTATACCactttttgctaaaaaattcaaaaacttactttcttatttattacggcacatcattttcatgagaaaataattaacTCATTTGTCGATGTTGACCCTATCTTAGGACTACATACATTTTAACTCTCCTCGAGAGTGAGTTAGAGTTGAAATCGGAAAGATTTGCCTTTTTCCTTCGGTTCTcttgctttattatttttttcctcttttatcttttatatatttttttaattaggtccTCTGCATGCCCGTGATCCGATACGACTCTTGATGGAGAAGAACTTCAATTTTAggtcaaaatcaataaattgcaCGATGTTATACCgctttttgctcaaaaattcaaaaacttactttcttatttattatggcaaatcatttttatgagaaaataattaacTCGTTTGTCGATGTTGACCCTACCTTAAGATTATATACATTGTAACTCTCCTTGATCGTGAGGTAGAGTTGAAATTGGAAAGATTCGCCCTTTTCCTTTGGCTCTCttgctttattatttttgcctcttttatcttttatatttttcaattaggtCCTTCGCATGCCCGTGGTCCACAAAGAAGCGACACTTGAATGAGAATAACTCCACTTTCAGGTCAAAACCAATAAATCGCACAGTGTTATACCgctttttgctcaaaaattcaaaaacttactttcttatttattatgaCAAATCATTTTTGTGACAAATAATTAGCTCATTTGTCGACGTTGACCCTACCTTGGACCGCATACATTGTATCTCTCCTCGAGCACAAGGGAGagctgaaatagaaaaatttacctttttcctctttttttttttttttttttgatactgAGGAACCGTCGGAATTCCCTTTCGCTTACGCTATTCGGATTCACACAATCCACCAGTATCCGATGACATCGTCGGGCCTCACTGCAAATTAGGTCCTTCCCAATTAGGCTCTCTtgcttcattattttttatctcttttattttcttcttcttctttttttccaattaagtcctTCCCAATCCATAAAAAAGTGTGATATTCAGGTCATCGCTCAATATAATCATGTACACTCGAGTACTAAGCCTATCATTGCCGCGCCACCGTTGCGCCAACTCGCTGCACGACGTGGTGTCTCATCGCGCCTCCACGGCACTGCCTCACCGTCCTGTGTCTCCGTCGAGCCGCGCCACCTAATCCACTGCCCTACCTGCCGCTCAACACACCGAGCGGGCCAACGCTGCCTCACCACGACCCAAGCCCATCAGCCGTTTCACCTTGTGTTGCCACGAGCCTCGTAACGTGGCTATGAAAAGGTTTACCAACGCTCCTTAAAGCTGTcggaaaagtaaataaaatttacTCACCAAGACCCACGTCTGCCTCCAACAGTCCCCTCCTTAGGATGCCACAAGGGGAAGACTTTGACCACGACAGTTCAAAGGCGGTGGGCCCAGCTCACTCACCACCCGTGTCCCAGCTGGCGTCCTCCTTAGATGGCCAGATTAAACTAATGTGGCGTTTTAATCTTAATCTGGTCCATGCAAGGCGGTGGAGGATGAGAATCTAAGCAGCGACCAGCGCTGACTTCCCCTCAGCCTTCAACTTCAACACCACCTTCTTCCTCTTGGTTCCGTCTCCGTTCCCCTCATTTTGCCACGGCCTCACGTCGTTCGGTCGCCGGCGATGCGTCTAGCCATTCGGTCGCACCACCCAGCCGTCGTCTAGCCGCTCCATCAACTCGCTGCAGAATGGCCGAGCAACCAGCCACTCCAAAAAGTTCAAGGCAAGTAGATGTCTACCATTCGATATTATGTGAATTCTATTATTGCTCGACGAGATGTATTCCTTTGGATTTCTGCAAATTATTATTGTTACCATGCAAATTGGTACTATTTGCTCAAGAACTTACTGGGGTTCCGTCGCTTACTTTGAAACGTTGTCGACTCTCTATGCGGCAAACTCGGTATCTATCTATACAAGTATACACCCTCgatttctttgcttttgttcaTGACTCGGGTTCGAATCTTTCCGCgttctcatctttttctttttgaatcgATTTAGGGCCTCCTCCTTTTCCCCTTTCCTTTCCGTTTTCAATGAGAAACTGGTTATTTTGACTTGGGGGATTCATAATAAACGTGACTTGAAATTGTCTCTCGGTTTTTAAGTATTGTCAGTTCAAATGCTGCTGATTTTGGTGTCGCTAATTTTGGGGCTTTATTTACACCTGGTTTTACATTATACTACGACTCTGGACTTTGGAACCGGAAGTGTTTTATTTTGCATTGACAATTTGAAAGATATTTCAAATTGAATTAGTGAATTGCTGCGCTATGGTATGGATGTGATGGAAGCCGTTGGTCCTCATGATGACGATGCCTTGAGTGTCAAGATGTCTAGAGGAGCGTAACACGGTGCCCTCTAGATGCCTCAGGTATGTAACAGGGGTCTCTCGGAGGTCCTTGCAATGTTaagtggggtgcgagatgcttAGAGAGGTATAACACGGTGCCCTCCAGATGATTGGAAATGTAACAAGGGTATTCTGGAGTCCTCATGATGCCTAGAGAGGTGTAACACGGTTCTCTTCGAAAGATGGTGCTAGCTGAACTTAAGctatatataaatattgaaGTTTCTCAAATTTCCATTTGCTTAGTGGTGGATTTACATAGTATAGTCTAGTTGACTTTTACTTGTTAAGTTTTACACTCACTTGTGGTTGACTTGTCTTTTAGATCAATAGATATGTCACTACCTCCTGCCTCCCCCATGATTTGATGTGGTATCCCAATAGACTTCACATGGCACCGGACTGtgattaataataataataaaaaaattaaaaataacttttaatttgaagCGGGTCGAATTTGGGTAGGCAAATCGGGTTAGAGGGTTGGATCGGAAACCCAATTCGAACCCCTTTTCCAAATATAATaatacattttttaataaaaagaaaatgataaaagaatattaaaaaaaaataataaataaaaaaaaagttaatacctccaaaaatctcaaattaatcaattgtgacaaatttatcccaaattcaTTTTTGGACCACTAAAAATCCCATTCTAAActgatatacttttgacaaatttatccaaaactaatatatttgtgataagtTTACTCTATGtcagtttccattaaattttattattaaattgttaAGTTGGATGACATGTAAGAGTTGACTAATATATTAGTTAAGGATTTTATTCTTTGTTTGTCACAATGGTactatttttgtgattttaatttaacggatgatatatttgtcacaaatatactagtttaggatttttggcggtcaaataaattagtttgagataaatttgtcgcaaatgtatcaatttggattttttattgtcatttgagataaatttattacaagtgcatCAATTTGGGGTTTGTCGTGATCCAAagattagtttggagtaaatttatcataagtgtattaatttgggtctttcatggtattaactttaataaaaaaattcaaaaaaatctttaaacactaaatcataaaaatattaaaaaattcaaaaaaattaataaatttaaacaatcctgaaaatgcataaaatattaattaaaaaatttctgaaaaattcaaatattcatAAAAGATATAGAAAACTCCTAAAAAGAATCCCAAAAATTAGAGCCCCTCGAAAAAAGCTTAAAACtactttttgggaaattttctcttaaaaagtgAAAGCCTTTCAATCTAAGATTatgctcaaaattgaacaagctttTAGGGATCTACCTTATGGTTTCAATTGTCATTGGAGATGAGCGCTCTTGATTGCAGACTTTCTATATGTTGATTATGGTTTCCCTTTggcatagttttttttttttttttggtcaaatcccTTTGGCATAGTTAGAGATGGATGCTTCTTATTTGATAATGCTAGATTCTTATCCTCccaatgcaatttatttgatgtaattttgattgttgattgttatATTAATGATTGTGTACTCACATTATCATCTTAAATATTAGTGgataggtttaaaatcaatccaagctaCTTGgcaaacattttcttaaaatgatcaagattaggtaccgaaaatgcattaattgattaattagtacAATCAAGTCCCCACCTTATATTCTCTAATTGAGTAGGAAATGAGATAAgttcccatgcctcacttgatttTTGGTCAACTCCAATAGTCTGGTAGcgatttttcattaaaatttatttatgaactCGTCAAATATCACACTAGGTATGGATTTTGGAGAGCCCACACCTAGTCATGTATTGTAGGCTCGTTTTTCAGGCAATATctcaaaatctattttcctcCCTATCGAAGGATAGGTCATGACACACTCTCAAATTATTTTCCagttctttttgttgaaattcaTGTCCGATTAATTATGATGAATCGTAACTAGAcgtcgggttttttttttttttttttggtcctactctattcctattctaactctcattTGGTTCTTTgatcctactctattcctattctaaccctcactctcagacttttgcccggCCTctttgcagggcgtgggagttgaAACTCACTCTTAAAATTAATTCGTCCTCACCCCAACCCTCCTGAATATGTGGGGATTCAAACCCTCcactcccccttccatgttgaaagGGTGGCCAATGGGGCAAACCCCATTGGTTAACTAGACGTTAGGTTCATTAGGCGAAGATGTAGACCAATGTTATAATGTCTTTCAAAACCTCTAGAAGGAGAAGAACT
This region of Eucalyptus grandis isolate ANBG69807.140 chromosome 8, ASM1654582v1, whole genome shotgun sequence genomic DNA includes:
- the LOC104456498 gene encoding auxin-induced in root cultures protein 12-like translates to MAADAAAGAAATTTFLSILLSLATALSLLSPSLALTCSPQPSFPNKKNYSSCTPLPYLNATLHFTFDHANSSLSLAFSAARPSSGGWVAWAINPTSTGMVGAQALMALKTSTGSVVAKTFNISSYHSIVESKLSFDVWDLSADEAAGGTMRLFASVKVPAGTTSLNQVWQVGSAVDGTRPKIHDMTDANKNSKEGLQLLGAESGPAPAPAPAPALVQAPAPASGVSRIGEGSNGAFLVLSLAFLVSSFFGFY